From the genome of Candidatus Polarisedimenticolia bacterium, one region includes:
- a CDS encoding molybdopterin cofactor-binding domain-containing protein, whose protein sequence is MSATRVVGRHRRRVDARAKVTGQTRFADDLAFPRMLFGKILRSPLPHARIVRIDARGAAALPGVKLILTGADLPVSYGILPVSQDEHALCLDRVRFVGDPVVAVVATDEITASEGIDQIRVEYEPLATIATPEESLSIPEPKIQAYAEGNVHKKVALEFGDVEAALASADYLFEDLFFYEGNTHLAIEQHACVALLDADGRLALYSSTQTPHYVHRALARVLGVPASRIRVVATPNGGGFGGKSDPFHHEIIAAKAALDLGRPVKFCLTREEVFYAHRGRHPVLMKLRTGVRQDGSIAGMDLQTLLDGGAYGSYGVASTFYTGALQTVTYQVPRYRFRGCRVFTNKPPCGPKRGHGTPQPRFAQEVQMDKIAERLGRDPAELRKSILVRPGSLTANYLRVGTISLGECLDRVVEGSGWKSKHRRLPFGRGVGLACSSYLCGAGLPIYWNSLPHSGVQLQLDRSGRVTAFCGATEIGQGSDDVLALLVAEVLGIDPIDIRLVTGDTDLGPVDLGSYSSRVTLMMGNAAVQAAERARDLITSAVAEKLGVPASRLVFAGGRILDAEDPERGVSFAEGVQWGEAKHGTLGTVGSYRPPESAAKFKGGGVGPSPAYSYSAAVVQVVVQPETGWVEVEKVWIAHDIGRALNPVLARGQVEGSVYMALGEALMEEMIYRRLPRHLSGALVHKFPSMLEYKSPTTLEMPEVVTYLVEDPDGAGPFGAKEAGQGPLLPVMPAVANAVYDAVGVRVDEIPITPDKVLRALGDAAGGRRYGPKVFPAIEWPEPVRVAPPWEGGDGTASNEKPRRRSESVIAPEVSRFSNTPHPATPEARATDNASSAAPKGPFPEVLR, encoded by the coding sequence TTGAGCGCGACGCGCGTAGTGGGACGGCACCGGCGCCGCGTGGACGCCCGGGCCAAGGTCACCGGTCAAACGCGCTTCGCCGACGATCTCGCCTTTCCCCGCATGCTCTTCGGCAAGATCCTGCGCTCCCCGCTCCCCCATGCCCGGATCGTGCGGATCGACGCGCGGGGCGCTGCGGCGCTGCCGGGCGTGAAGCTGATCCTGACGGGCGCCGACCTCCCGGTTTCCTACGGCATCCTTCCCGTCAGCCAGGACGAGCACGCCCTTTGCCTCGATCGCGTCCGCTTCGTGGGCGATCCGGTCGTCGCCGTGGTCGCCACCGACGAGATCACCGCCTCCGAAGGGATCGATCAGATCCGGGTCGAGTACGAGCCCCTGGCCACGATCGCCACGCCGGAGGAGTCGCTGTCGATCCCGGAGCCGAAGATTCAGGCCTACGCCGAGGGGAACGTCCACAAGAAAGTGGCGCTGGAGTTCGGGGACGTCGAAGCGGCCTTGGCCTCGGCCGATTACCTTTTCGAGGATCTCTTCTTCTACGAGGGAAACACCCATCTGGCGATCGAGCAGCACGCCTGCGTGGCCCTGCTCGACGCCGACGGCAGGCTGGCGCTCTACTCGTCCACCCAGACTCCGCATTACGTCCACCGGGCGCTGGCCCGGGTTCTCGGCGTCCCGGCCTCCCGGATTCGGGTCGTCGCGACGCCCAACGGGGGGGGATTCGGCGGCAAGAGCGACCCGTTCCATCACGAGATCATCGCGGCGAAGGCCGCACTCGATCTCGGCCGGCCCGTCAAGTTCTGTCTCACCCGGGAGGAGGTGTTCTACGCCCACCGGGGCCGGCATCCGGTCCTGATGAAGCTGCGAACCGGCGTGCGCCAAGACGGAAGCATCGCGGGCATGGACCTGCAGACGCTGCTGGACGGCGGCGCCTACGGGTCGTACGGCGTGGCTTCCACGTTCTACACGGGCGCGCTCCAGACCGTCACCTATCAAGTTCCCCGATACCGCTTCCGGGGATGCCGGGTCTTCACCAACAAGCCGCCCTGCGGCCCCAAGCGGGGACACGGCACGCCGCAGCCGCGCTTCGCCCAGGAAGTCCAGATGGACAAGATCGCGGAGCGCCTCGGCCGGGATCCGGCCGAGTTGCGGAAATCGATCCTGGTCCGTCCCGGCTCCCTGACCGCGAACTACTTGCGGGTCGGCACCATCTCGCTGGGAGAGTGCCTCGATCGGGTGGTGGAAGGCTCGGGATGGAAGTCGAAACATCGGCGTCTTCCCTTCGGCCGGGGCGTGGGGCTCGCGTGTTCCTCTTACCTGTGCGGCGCCGGGCTGCCGATCTACTGGAACTCGCTGCCCCACTCCGGCGTCCAGCTCCAGCTGGACCGCTCCGGCCGGGTCACCGCCTTCTGCGGCGCGACCGAGATCGGCCAGGGATCGGACGACGTCCTGGCCCTTCTGGTCGCCGAGGTCCTGGGCATCGACCCGATCGATATCCGCCTGGTGACGGGCGACACCGATCTCGGCCCGGTGGATCTCGGCTCGTATTCGAGCCGCGTCACGCTCATGATGGGCAACGCGGCGGTGCAGGCGGCGGAGCGCGCCCGGGATCTGATCACCTCGGCCGTCGCGGAGAAGCTCGGAGTGCCGGCCTCCCGGCTCGTTTTCGCCGGCGGGAGAATCCTCGACGCCGAAGATCCGGAGCGTGGCGTCAGCTTCGCGGAGGGCGTCCAATGGGGCGAGGCGAAGCACGGTACTCTCGGCACGGTCGGCTCCTACCGGCCGCCGGAATCGGCGGCGAAGTTCAAAGGGGGAGGCGTCGGCCCCTCTCCCGCCTATTCCTACTCCGCCGCCGTCGTGCAAGTCGTCGTGCAGCCCGAAACCGGCTGGGTCGAGGTCGAGAAGGTCTGGATAGCGCATGACATCGGCCGTGCCCTGAATCCGGTCCTGGCCCGGGGCCAGGTCGAGGGCTCGGTGTACATGGCCCTGGGCGAGGCGCTCATGGAAGAGATGATCTACCGGCGCCTGCCGCGCCATCTCAGCGGCGCCTTGGTGCACAAATTCCCCTCCATGCTGGAATACAAGAGTCCCACCACGCTGGAGATGCCGGAAGTCGTCACCTATCTCGTGGAGGATCCCGACGGGGCCGGCCCCTTCGGCGCGAAGGAAGCGGGACAGGGGCCACTCCTTCCCGTGATGCCGGCGGTCGCGAATGCCGTGTACGACGCGGTGGGCGTCCGGGTCGACGAGATCCCAATCACCCCCGACAAGGTGCTCCGCGCCTTGGGGGACGCGGCCGGCGGACGACGCTACGGTCCGAAGGTTTTTCCGGCGATCGAATGGCCCGAGCCGGTCCGCGTGGCGCCGCCTTGGGAAGGGGGAGACGGCACCGCTTCCAACGAGAAGCCGCGCCGGCGCTCCGAATCGGTCATCGCTCCGGAAGTCTCGCGGTTCTCCAACACACCGCACCCCGCCACCCCCGAGGCCCGCGCCACGGACAACGCCTCGAGCGCCGCGCCGAAGGGACCGTTTCCCGAGGTGCTGCGATGA
- a CDS encoding (2Fe-2S)-binding protein: MSDSGPERSRDAWSVIRLKVNGEPFDARFETYKTLLEVLREDLGLPGTKHGCELGECGACGVLVDGRPILSCLILAAECDGASVETVEGLARGAALDPLQEAFADLGAAQCGYCTPAMLLTAKALLEARPDPTREEIREALSGVLCRCTGYLQIFEAVEQAARRLRRERSAAAGPAPAGEEPR, translated from the coding sequence ATGAGCGATTCCGGACCGGAGCGCTCCCGGGACGCCTGGAGCGTGATCCGCCTGAAGGTCAACGGCGAGCCGTTCGACGCGCGCTTTGAAACCTACAAGACGCTGCTGGAGGTTCTGCGGGAGGACTTGGGCCTCCCGGGGACGAAGCACGGCTGCGAGCTCGGGGAGTGCGGCGCCTGCGGGGTCCTGGTCGACGGCAGGCCCATTCTCTCCTGCCTGATCCTGGCGGCGGAATGCGACGGCGCCTCGGTCGAGACGGTGGAAGGCCTGGCACGCGGCGCCGCGCTCGATCCCCTGCAGGAGGCGTTCGCGGATCTCGGCGCCGCCCAATGCGGTTATTGCACGCCCGCCATGCTGCTCACGGCGAAGGCGCTGCTGGAGGCGCGCCCCGATCCCACGCGCGAAGAGATCCGGGAGGCTCTTTCGGGAGTGCTCTGCCGGTGCACCGGCTACCTTCAGATCTTCGAGGCGGTGGAGCAGGCCGCCCGCCGGCTCCGCCGGGAGCGCTCCGCGGCGGCCGGCCCTGCGCCCGCCGGGGAGGAGCCCCGTTGA
- a CDS encoding TetR/AcrR family transcriptional regulator gives MERRLAILRAAGRAFRSHGFARTGMREIAREAGLSPANLYYYFHGKDDLLAFCQDHSLDRMLAEVARARRQGTRAPDRLERVIRSQVLCMLDDLAGAVAHLEIDAVPPRKRARIILKRDRYERALRRIIEEGVRENTLETADPALAARAILGAVNWSARWYDSRRERTPAEVADCFAGYLVRGLLPRRRQEIR, from the coding sequence ATGGAGCGCCGGCTCGCGATTCTCCGCGCCGCGGGACGGGCCTTCCGGAGCCACGGCTTCGCCCGGACCGGGATGCGGGAGATCGCCCGCGAGGCGGGGCTGAGTCCGGCGAACCTCTATTACTATTTCCACGGCAAGGACGATCTCCTCGCCTTCTGCCAGGACCATTCGCTGGATCGGATGCTGGCGGAGGTCGCCCGCGCCCGGCGCCAGGGGACCCGGGCGCCCGACCGGCTTGAGCGCGTCATCCGCTCGCAGGTCCTCTGCATGCTCGACGATTTGGCCGGCGCCGTCGCCCACCTCGAGATCGACGCCGTCCCGCCGAGGAAGCGCGCGCGGATCATCCTGAAACGGGACCGTTACGAGCGGGCGCTGCGGCGGATCATCGAGGAGGGAGTCCGGGAGAACACGCTCGAGACGGCGGACCCCGCGCTCGCCGCCCGGGCGATCCTGGGAGCGGTGAACTGGTCGGCGCGCTGGTACGACTCGCGGCGCGAGCGCACACCGGCGGAGGTCGCCGACTGCTTCGCGGGATACCTGGTGCGCGGTCTTCTTCCGCGGCGCCGGCAGGAGATCCGATGA
- a CDS encoding DUF6687 family protein, which yields MERTFCFYHAGLDPETTLLVDGLAPRCPTLSHWPGNRTPAKYRADTSTEMALLLAGDPQREEFLTPVRTVSNNHLDTDGLLSAWAVLHPAEAMRHKRFLVDAARAGDFGTFTSSDAVKFDLLVTAWGDPERSPLGRQLKEVDEEERQKIAYEDLLPRLPDLFYKVDTHRRLWEDEFEAIVHSFQRVRDGAAVIREYPASRLSVLETEEDLAPMARFDSCRFHRVLTAHRDGRGYCYQLEHHIFSWFDTVTPPKGDRLDLTFLALQLGEIEPVRDGVWTYTGNHDLSARLFLADAEGDAMASGLPLARVEGLLVESLRGR from the coding sequence ATGGAACGGACATTCTGCTTCTATCACGCGGGCCTCGACCCGGAGACGACTCTTCTCGTGGACGGACTAGCGCCCCGCTGCCCGACGCTGAGCCACTGGCCCGGAAACCGGACCCCGGCGAAATATCGGGCCGACACCAGCACCGAGATGGCGCTGCTCCTGGCCGGAGATCCCCAGCGCGAGGAATTCCTGACGCCGGTGCGGACGGTCTCGAACAACCACCTCGACACCGACGGCCTGCTCTCCGCCTGGGCCGTCCTGCATCCCGCGGAGGCGATGCGCCACAAGCGGTTTCTCGTCGACGCGGCGCGCGCGGGGGACTTCGGGACCTTCACCTCCTCCGACGCGGTGAAGTTCGATCTTCTGGTGACCGCGTGGGGGGATCCGGAGCGCTCCCCCCTGGGCCGGCAGTTGAAGGAGGTGGACGAGGAGGAGCGCCAGAAGATCGCCTACGAGGATCTCCTCCCCCGGCTGCCCGATCTCTTCTACAAGGTCGATACGCACCGCCGGCTTTGGGAGGACGAATTCGAGGCCATCGTGCATTCCTTTCAGCGCGTGCGGGACGGGGCTGCGGTGATCCGCGAGTATCCCGCCTCACGCCTCTCGGTCCTGGAGACGGAGGAGGACCTGGCGCCGATGGCGCGGTTCGACTCGTGCCGCTTTCATCGGGTCCTGACCGCGCACCGGGACGGGAGAGGCTACTGCTACCAGCTCGAGCATCACATCTTCTCCTGGTTCGATACGGTCACGCCCCCCAAGGGGGATCGATTGGACCTTACGTTTCTTGCCCTGCAGCTCGGAGAGATCGAGCCGGTCCGGGACGGCGTCTGGACGTACACGGGGAACCACGACCTTTCGGCCCGCCTGTTTCTCGCCGACGCCGAGGGGGACGCGATGGCCAGCGGGCTTCCTCTGGCGCGCGTCGAGGGGCTGCTCGTCGAATCGCTTCGAGGACGATAG